The Cellvibrio polysaccharolyticus genomic interval TAAAGAAAATGGGTGAGGATGGCGATCATCAACCCGTAGCGTAAAAACACCAGGCCGAACACCAGTGCCGGAATAAACAGTTCCACTACCCGGCTGTAGCCCGGCAAGTTGGGATAGTTGGCGTGAGCACCGGCGAACACCAGCGCCTGCAACAACAAGGTGCCGATAACCAACGGGCGGAGCATGCCAAAACGACGCCCCAGCAATACCGCAATCGACAGCGGGATAGCACGGAACAAACATTCTTCCCAGGTGCCCGCCTGCAAGGCGTTAAACAGCGGCGCCACACCCGGTCGCCAACTGGCGAGGATGTTAGGGTCTACCTGCGACCAGGCCGGTTGCCACCAACCCCAGCGCGCCGTAAGCGCGATAAACAGCACCGCGTACAACAAAAAGAACCCGGTCCAGATGTAAGCCCCCAGCACCCGCCCGACTATCTCCGGTGATGCCGCCTGGGGCGCGTTAAAAAACCCGTATAAACCCGGATGCCGGGGAAAGGCCATGCGGCTCAAACCCTCCGCGACCGCGTAGAGCGCCACCCAGAAAATACCGAAGAAGAAAAAAGTCGCCAGCGCCTGGAAAAGTTGCTGGAACAAAAAAGTGCCCGACGAGGTAACGGTCTGGTAGTACATCCAGGCGGTGGGTAAATTCACTATCACCACCGTGGCCAGACCGGCGGCCAGAACAACGCCTGGCCACACCGCCTTGCGCCATTGCAATTGCCCCTGACGAATCAGCCAGATACCGCCCAGCAAAAACCCGCCGAGGCCAAACACCAACCCCATCAGGGCGTTGGCAACCTGGCTGATACGCTGATTAAGCGCGCGCATTTCGCCAAAGCGCTGCTCGAATGCCTGCGGGATATGTTTAATTCGCACCAGCGAAACCAGCTGGTCACCGGCCAGCAGTGCTTCCAGTCGAAAGCGTGCCTCACCGGCCTGTAAATGCTTGTGCTCCCAGGTAAAGCGATGGTCTGCCCGGCCACGGGTTTGACGAACAACGGCGCTATTGAGCAGGTGGTAATCGGCAAACTGCTCACCCAGCAAGCTTGTGATCGCCGCTTCGGTTAACGCCAGCGCCTCGGGTTCGGGCAAGTCGGCCCCCGGGTTATTTTCCGGTTGGCGGAAGGCAAAACCGGCCAGTTGACCATCCGGAAAGAATCCAACGCCCAACTCTTCTTCCTGGCCTTCACTGAACAAACGTACCCACCAGCCATGGGTTGCCGCTGCCGGGTTGCCGATCAGCTGCTGATACGCAGCGACACCGCCCGCCTCCAGCTCTACATAATGTTGCAGCGCCGCATCGGACTCAAACACGATCGCCTGCCGCCGGGCAGCAAGTTGAGGGAAGTTTTCCAGGCGGAAGGTTTCAGCAGCTTGCAGTGCCTCCTCCCGGGAAAAGGTCACGGCAAATTGCAACGAGGGCGAGACGACAAACAAATTCTTAACCGCGACCACTGCGGCCAGCGCCGACATCAGCAAAAAGAAAACCCAGCGCAAACGGCGGGTAACGGAAATAAACGGCATAGATATCATCCCTGGAAGTGGTGCCTGAGGTACTGAATAAAGTAACTGATGACCATAAGGTTAGGTTCAGTAGCGGCTAATGGTGCGTTATTGTTATGACCCGGGCGCCAAAAAAGACGGTTCCCTGCAAGCCATCCTCTTAAACCCTGATATCTGCATTGCCAACGCGATTGAAAGTCAGCTTTTTTACAGCGCGATAGCGCCGCTTTACACCGCGGCAATCGCGTTTCGTCGCTATGGTGACACCCCATGTTAGTCCACAGCAACCGTTTTGGCGCTGTCGCGTAAAATTTCTTTCTGTCATTCAATTCAACATATTGTTTTGAGAGGTTGGCGCCGTTATACTGATCACCGTTCGATCAAGTTGCCGAAAATTCGTATCGCCCGCCTTTCAATGCAGAGCATTTGAGCTCCTATCCTGATGAATTCAAACCGTTTTTTTCGTATCTCGTCACAAGGGCTGAGCGACCACGAACAAGGTCTGTTGCAGCAACAATTGAAAATGCTCAAGGGGAGAACCCGGAGCAATTGGAATTACGTCGAAGAAGGTCAAACCGCTGAAGTGGTGATTATTCGGGATGCCGCCAATCAACCGGATTTTGCGCTGGGCGCGTTCAATGAAGAACTGATCCGTGCTGAACCGGCGCGCATTGAGTGGCCATTGCGTTTATTCGGCCTTATGTCGCTGCTGGAAGATTGCGAACACCGCCTGCCAGCATCGGCAGCCACACCCACTGCTGCCTCGCTGGGCGCTTTGCTCGCCGGTTTGAAAGCACCGGCACTGCTGCAACACCCTGACTATGTTATCGCCGTGATCCCCGCGCTGGATCAGGTGCGCGTTAAACAGCTCGACTTCGCCACCCTCAGCCACACGCTTGGCGCCGCTGTGGCCTTGCCGGAGGTACGCAGCGAGCAAACACCGCCCGGTGAACTGGCAGAAATTCACTCTCTCAAACGCCTGCTGTGGGCAATATCCCTCAACGAAAAATCCACAGAAAACACCGCCTGGGCGCAACCGACCCAGGAGTTTCGTATTGGTAAATGGCCGTTGTTTAACGAGTGGGTGTCTTCGCCGAAGCTGATGCGGCTGGCGGCGCTTTATACCCGCCAACACGCCAGCATCAACCAGGGTGTGGAATTTTCCCAGGCAAGCGCGGCAGATATTGAAGCTTTTCTGCGTGCTTGCGAGCGCTGTGGGTTGGGGCTGGATATTCGTACCGCCCCGGCAGCGGCGCAATTACAACGTCAGAATAATGATTCACAAAACCTCTTCCAGCGCCTGCGAAATCGCCTGGGATTGGGTATTAACCAGGCATGATGCCCATGAAAATTATATTTATTGGCCCGATGGGCGCAGGTAAAACCACCGCCATTCGCGCCGTTAGCGATATTCCGCCAATTTGTACCGAATCTGAAAATCACGACAAAGCAGCGCACGAGAAAGCCACCACCACCGTTGCCATGGATTACGGCGAAATTCATCTCGACGAAGGCGAAACCGTAGCGCTGTACGGCATACCCGGACAGGAGCGCTTTTCATTTATGTGGCCGGTGCTGGCCGAAGGTGCCATGGGCGCCATTTTGTTGCTCTGTCACAACGAACAGGCCACCGCACAGCTGCTCACTTATCTCGACGCCTTTCCGGCACTGGTAGAACGCGGTTCGCTGGTGATTGGCATTGGTCATACCAACCTGCCTTCGGCCCAGGTGCTGGCGCCCTATCAGGCAGTGCTGGAACAACGCGGGCTGGCGCTGCCGCTATTTGTGACCGACGTGCGCGAGCAACACCATGTGTCGCTGCTGATTGACTCGCTGATCGCTAACGCAGAACTGAACCAACTTTTTCAAGGATCCTGACCATGTCAACGTCGACGTCCCCTTTGCGTTTGCTCTGCACACGCCATTTGCAACTCCTGAAACAGACCGCCGATAATTTAAAACTGGCGGTAGTTTCCAGCACCGACGGTTTTCCTATTGCGCTGCTTGACGTTGAACTGCAACCCGGCCGAAAAGCCACCGCCATGGCCGCCGCACTGGATGGTTTAAGCAAATCCATCGTCAAGGAATTTGGCCTGGGTGCCCTGGAAGGCACTGTACTGGAAACCGAACAGGGTCTGGTGTTGTGCCGCCGGGTACACGGCCCGAAATACAACCTGGTGTTGCTCGCCGTCATGGGCAAAGACACCACTTACGGACACGCCCTGTGGGCAATCAAAAACGCGGCCAAAGAACTGACCGCTTCTCTGCAAGAGCTCACCGAGCTCGACTCTCTCTCCACATAAGGACTGTTTATGTCATCTTCTATTACAGACACGCTTAAACAACTGCTTGATATCGACGGCGCAATGGCGGCAGCACTGGTGGATTATTCCAGCGGGATGATGCTGGGTTCTGTTGGTCAGGGCCTGGATCTGGATATCGCGGCAGGTGGCAACACCGAAGTGATACGCGCAAAATTGAAAACCATTAAAGCACTGGGCCTTAATGAAAATATTGAAGACATGCTGATCACGCTCGACTCACAATACCATTTGATTCGTCCGTTAACCCAAACCCGTGAACTCTTCGTGTATTACGTACTGGATCGCAGCAAAGCCAACCTCGCGCTGGCGCGTCGCAAGTTGCAGTCGGTGGAAGGGCAAATCGCTATTTAACGCTGTTACCTTTCTCCCGCTTTGATTGATACAGATCATCGCTGTTCAACCGATATATTTTATACTGTTTGAACCGCGATGATTTCTTCCGCCTCAACCCCTCGCTCAACTCTCAATCCCCCATAGGGAATAATCATGTCCAGTGTATTCACACCTGCAGTTCAGCTGGCCAACCGGATGTCTTTTTCAAGCAAGTTGCTCACGGTTGTTGTTATTTTTCTTATTCCTTATCTCTGGTTACTGGGGCAGCAATGGTTTGACCATACCCGTGTGGTCAACGCCGCCAGCTATACCGAAGAAGGTATTGACCTGATTCTTGAAATAAAACCGCTCAGCCTCGGTATCGCAAGGCATCGCGGTATCAGCGCGCAATATCTCGCTGGTGCAACCAACACCGCTACCGAGCTGACCACCCTCGAGCAGGAACTGGATGCCCAATTCAAACAGGTGATTGAGCGCATTGCCCGCACCACCCGCTTCGACACGACCTTGCCGGCTATCGCAACGGTCTGGAGCACATTGAAAATAAATGGCGGCGAAAAAAATCCGGCGAGAAATTTTGCGCTGCACACGCAATTGATTGAACAGATACAAACCGAAGTGACCTACCTGACGGATTACTTTGATATTGAACTGCAATCAACCCGCGATAATTATTATCTGTCGCAGATGACGCTGTTCCAAATTCCCCGCTTGCAGGAAATGACCGGCCAATTACGCGCACGCGGTGCGGCGGCGCTCACCGCCGGCGAAATTTCACCGGAGAACCTGGCCACGCTGACCGGTTTGCATCAAGTAATCGACAACCTGATGAGCGGGTTTAATCAGCAAGTCCATTTGCTCAACCGCAACGAAAACCTGCGTAGCTACTTCGCCAGCGCGGTGGAAAAAGTGATTGCCGACACCGACGATTTCAACCGCTATCTCAACCAGCAGGTGCTGGAGCCGGAAGTACCAACCACCACCAACAGTGAATTTTTTAGTCGGGCGAGCAAGCTCATCGAAAGTATTGGCGTGATGGATCGCCTCGCCAGCCAGCAGCTGATGAAGACCGCGCAACAAATGCGCGAAGACGCCAACACCTCACGCACCTTGCTGCTGATAGTGGCCCTCGCCTGCATTATTCTCGGCTGTTATTTGGCCATGGGTATATTGCGAGCGCTGAACCTCAGCGTGTCCTCGGTTAACGACCTCACTCAGGAACTCAAGGCGGGCAACTTCTCCCGCACCTTGCAGGTAGACAGCCATGATGTGATTGGTGATGTTGCCGACAACCTGACGGCGATGGTTACGCAGGTATCACTGCTCATTAATAATATTCAGGACTCCGCCGACCAGGTCAATAAACTGTCGGTTGATCTGCAAGCCGTCACCGACGACACCCGCGCCGAGCTGGATCAACAAAACAACCAGACCCAGCAGTCCGCGTCTGCTGCCACGCAAATGGCGGCAACCGTGCGGGAAGTTGCGCGCACCTGTATTGAAGCCAGTTCAGCCACGGATGTGGCCCGCGATACAGCCTTGGAAGGTAGAACGCGGGTTAACGATGCCATAACCGCCATCAACCAGTTGGGCAACAATGTGGGGGATGCAAAAAATATTATTACCGAGT includes:
- a CDS encoding roadblock/LC7 domain-containing protein, whose protein sequence is MSTSTSPLRLLCTRHLQLLKQTADNLKLAVVSSTDGFPIALLDVELQPGRKATAMAAALDGLSKSIVKEFGLGALEGTVLETEQGLVLCRRVHGPKYNLVLLAVMGKDTTYGHALWAIKNAAKELTASLQELTELDSLST
- a CDS encoding methyl-accepting chemotaxis protein, which gives rise to MSSVFTPAVQLANRMSFSSKLLTVVVIFLIPYLWLLGQQWFDHTRVVNAASYTEEGIDLILEIKPLSLGIARHRGISAQYLAGATNTATELTTLEQELDAQFKQVIERIARTTRFDTTLPAIATVWSTLKINGGEKNPARNFALHTQLIEQIQTEVTYLTDYFDIELQSTRDNYYLSQMTLFQIPRLQEMTGQLRARGAAALTAGEISPENLATLTGLHQVIDNLMSGFNQQVHLLNRNENLRSYFASAVEKVIADTDDFNRYLNQQVLEPEVPTTTNSEFFSRASKLIESIGVMDRLASQQLMKTAQQMREDANTSRTLLLIVALACIILGCYLAMGILRALNLSVSSVNDLTQELKAGNFSRTLQVDSHDVIGDVADNLTAMVTQVSLLINNIQDSADQVNKLSVDLQAVTDDTRAELDQQNNQTQQSASAATQMAATVREVARTCIEASSATDVARDTALEGRTRVNDAITAINQLGNNVGDAKNIITELQDDVAGISAVLEVIRSIAEQTNLLALNAAIEAARAGEQGRGFAVVADEVRSLAKRTQDSTAEIRSVIEKLQQRASRAVDIILQSFDGAQMSVKSAASAGESLQLIVNNVEMLRDLNTQIATAAEQQATVAEQMSRSTRELGDSSENILDQVEKTLGYSLNMRQSASRLLENTLQFKI
- a CDS encoding GTP-binding protein; amino-acid sequence: MKIIFIGPMGAGKTTAIRAVSDIPPICTESENHDKAAHEKATTTVAMDYGEIHLDEGETVALYGIPGQERFSFMWPVLAEGAMGAILLLCHNEQATAQLLTYLDAFPALVERGSLVIGIGHTNLPSAQVLAPYQAVLEQRGLALPLFVTDVREQHHVSLLIDSLIANAELNQLFQGS